The sequence CCTTCCTGGCGGCGCAGGAGGCTGAAACGCAGGACGCGATCGACGTCGCCATGACACGCCATGCTCGGCAGGTTCGCGAGCACATTAAGACGCTGGCGACGAAGCGGTATCAGGATCAGTTCGACGGCACGGCGGATCTCGTCGTCATGTTCCTGCCCAACGAGGGCATCTATCACGGGGCGCTTGATGCCGACCGCGAACTCTTCGACTACGCCGTCGATCAGAGCGTCCTGATCGCCACGCCTACAACCCTTGTAGCCCTCCTTCGGGCCGTGAACTACGGCTGGACCCAAGAGCGCATCGCCGTGAACGCTCGCGAGATCGCCCAGGCTGGCACCGAGTTGCACAAGCGAATCGTGAACTTCGCCGAGCACTTCAACGGCGTGGGGAAGAGCCTTGCGACGGCCGTGTCCAAGTACAACAGCGCGGTTGGCTCGTTCGACGGACGCGTCATTCCTCAGGCTAGGCGTCTGGAGGAGCTCGACGCGAAGAGTGCCAAGGCACTTCCTCCGCTCACTGGAGCGGACGAGACCGTCCGTGAGGTGCGCAGCGAAGCGGCCCCGGCCGAGATCGCAGCGCCGTAACGGTTCCGCGTTGCTGGCCTGTCACGTTCTCTCGGGGACGGTTCGGTGTGCGAGCCGGATCACCCGTAATGACCGTTTGCGAGCCGCGAAGGAGATCGAAGCGCGTAGCAGAGGATGACCTCCACACCCGTCCCGCGAACCGACTCGCGACGCGGTCATCTCCCGCGCGGGGGCTGACCCCCCATCCCGAGCGGGTCGCCTGTGAGTGCTTCCGCGCGAGCCAAAAGCGGCCGCGCTGCATGGTTGGCCATCGGGAGCGCGCGAGCGTGGCGGTTCGCCGGGTCGATGTGCCGACGACAATCGCGAGTACGTCCGCCCCCAGGTTCCCCGCCCCGTAGGATCGCCGCCCAGCACCTCCACCGACCCGAGGACCCCGCATGGCCGAGCCGACGAAGATCCTGCTCAACGAGGACCAGATCCCGACGTCGTGGATCAACGTCCTGCCGGAGCTGCCCGGCGGGGCGCTGCCGCCGCTGAGCCCGGCGACGCTGCAGCCGGCGGGGCCGGACGACCTGGCGGCGATCTTCCCGCCGGCGGTCATCGAGCAGGAGGTCTCGTCGGAGCACGAGATCGCGATTCCCGAGCCGGTTCGCGAGGCGCTGGGGCTGTGGCGTCCGACGCCGATGTACCGGGCGCGCCGGCTCGAGCAGGCCGTCGGCACGCGGTCGCGCATCTACTACAAGTACGAGGGCGTCTCGCCGGCCGGGTCGCACAAGCCCAACAGCGCGATCCCGCAGGCGTACTACAACCAGCAGGCCGGGATCACGAAGCTCACGACCGAGACCGGCGCCGGGCAGTGGGGCAGCTCGCTCGCGTTCGCCGGGTCGATGTTCGGGCTGGACGTCGAGATCTACATGGTCGGGTCGAGCTTCGACCAGAAGCCGTACCGCCGGTCGATGATGCGCACGTGGGGCGGCCAGGTGCACCGCTCGCCGAGCGGCCGCACCGAGGCGGGTCGCGCGAACGTCCAGCACGCGTCCGGCTCGCTCGGGATCGCGATCAGCGAGGCCGTCGAGCTCGCCGCGCAGCGCCCCGACACGAACTACTCGCTCGGGTCCGTCCTCAACCACGTCCTGCTGCACCAGACGGTGATCGGGCAGGAGACCATCGCGCAGCTCGACATCGCGGGCGAGACGCCGGACGTGGTCGTCGCCTCGGCCGGCGGCGGCTCGAACTTCGCGGGCATCGCCTTCCCGTGGTGGCGCGAGAAGCAACGCCGCGGCCTGGCGACCCGCTTCGTCGCGACCGAGCCGGCGGCGTGCCCGACGCTGACGCAGGGCGTCTACGGCTACGACTTCGGCGACGCCTCCGGCCTGACGCCGCTGCTGCCGATGCACACGCTCGGGCACGGCTTCGTGCCGCCGCCCGTCCACGCCGGCGGGCTGCGGTACCACGGGATGGCGCCGCTGCTGTCGGCGATGGTCAAGGCCGGCGAGGTCGAGGCGCGCGCCGTCCGGCAGAACGAGACGTTCGACGCGGCGCTGATGTTCGCCCGCACGGAGGGCATCATCCCGGCGCCCGAGTCGGCGCACGCGGTGCGCTCGGCGCTGATCGAGGCGCAGCAGGCCGACGAGGCGGGGGAGGAGCGCGTGATCCTGTTCCTGCTCTCCGGCCACGGGCACTTCGACCTGGCCGCCTACGACGCGTACCTGGCCGGCGACCTGGAGGACCCGGAGTTCTCGGCGGCCGAGCGCGACCGCGCGCTGGCCGAGCTGCCCGCGGGGACGCCGGCGATCGGCTGAAGGAAGGCGGGGTCCGAGGTCGGGCCCCGCCGTTCGCTTCACCGCCGGCCGCCGAGGCTTCCGGCTATGGCTGCGGCTGCGGCTGCGCGTAGCTGGGTCGCCCGACTCGGCGATCCGAGGGTCC comes from Patulibacter sp. SYSU D01012 and encodes:
- a CDS encoding TrpB-like pyridoxal phosphate-dependent enzyme, coding for MAEPTKILLNEDQIPTSWINVLPELPGGALPPLSPATLQPAGPDDLAAIFPPAVIEQEVSSEHEIAIPEPVREALGLWRPTPMYRARRLEQAVGTRSRIYYKYEGVSPAGSHKPNSAIPQAYYNQQAGITKLTTETGAGQWGSSLAFAGSMFGLDVEIYMVGSSFDQKPYRRSMMRTWGGQVHRSPSGRTEAGRANVQHASGSLGIAISEAVELAAQRPDTNYSLGSVLNHVLLHQTVIGQETIAQLDIAGETPDVVVASAGGGSNFAGIAFPWWREKQRRGLATRFVATEPAACPTLTQGVYGYDFGDASGLTPLLPMHTLGHGFVPPPVHAGGLRYHGMAPLLSAMVKAGEVEARAVRQNETFDAALMFARTEGIIPAPESAHAVRSALIEAQQADEAGEERVILFLLSGHGHFDLAAYDAYLAGDLEDPEFSAAERDRALAELPAGTPAIG